The Lysinibacillus pakistanensis genome includes a window with the following:
- a CDS encoding alpha-hydroxy acid oxidase, with product MTNTTNGDLLLKNITAQAPFPICFADLEKAVAEKMEAGPFGYIRSGAGGEQTLRNNRVAFEKYSIVPRFLNDVSNVDTSIKLFGKTYPTPFLFAPVGMNKMAHDDGELAVVRAAQQLKIPYIQSTVSSYALEEVAQAAPTATKWFQLYWSTNEEIAYSMAARAETAGFEAIVLTVDTVMLGWREEDVRNQFSPLKLGYARGNYINDPVFMASLPDESFESYVQGVLQNVFHPTLSWENVRELKRRSNLPILLKGILHPEDAKLAIENGIDGIIVSNHGGRQLDGVVGSLDALPAIVKAVNGQIPIILDSGVYRGMDALKALSLGADAVAIGRPFVYGLALDGQHGVEKVMTNLYDELKVSIALAGATSLPALRNITLVKKDGVDEK from the coding sequence ATGACAAATACAACTAATGGAGACCTTCTATTAAAAAATATAACTGCCCAAGCTCCCTTCCCTATTTGTTTTGCCGATTTAGAGAAGGCTGTAGCGGAAAAAATGGAAGCTGGACCTTTTGGCTATATACGCTCTGGTGCAGGAGGCGAACAAACATTGCGCAATAATCGTGTTGCTTTTGAAAAGTATTCCATTGTGCCCCGCTTTTTAAATGATGTTTCCAATGTTGACACTTCGATAAAGCTTTTCGGAAAAACATATCCAACACCCTTTTTATTTGCACCTGTTGGCATGAATAAAATGGCGCATGATGATGGAGAGCTTGCAGTTGTTCGCGCTGCTCAACAATTAAAAATACCCTATATACAAAGTACAGTTTCTAGCTATGCCCTTGAAGAGGTTGCACAAGCTGCACCTACGGCTACAAAATGGTTTCAGTTATATTGGTCTACCAACGAGGAAATTGCTTATAGTATGGCCGCTCGAGCAGAGACTGCTGGCTTTGAAGCAATCGTTCTTACAGTCGACACAGTTATGCTTGGCTGGCGTGAAGAGGATGTACGCAACCAATTTTCGCCTTTAAAGCTAGGCTATGCAAGAGGAAACTATATCAATGATCCTGTTTTTATGGCTTCCCTGCCAGATGAATCATTTGAATCCTACGTCCAGGGTGTGTTGCAAAATGTTTTCCATCCTACCTTAAGTTGGGAAAATGTACGTGAATTAAAGCGCCGATCTAATCTCCCTATTTTATTAAAAGGTATTTTACATCCTGAAGACGCAAAGCTAGCTATAGAAAATGGTATCGATGGTATTATTGTTTCAAATCATGGGGGTCGCCAACTGGATGGTGTAGTAGGATCACTTGATGCGCTTCCTGCGATTGTCAAAGCGGTAAATGGACAAATTCCAATCATTTTAGACAGTGGCGTGTATCGTGGTATGGATGCCCTAAAAGCACTTTCTTTAGGGGCAGATGCAGTAGCGATTGGTCGGCCTTTTGTCTATGGGCTGGCGTTAGATGGACAGCATGGAGTGGAAAAAGTCATGACGAATCTATACGATGAATTGAAAGTTTCCATTGCTTTAGCAGGCGCAACCTCCCTTCCAGCCCTACGAAATATTACTCTAGTGAAAAAAGATGGAGTCGATGAAAAATGA
- a CDS encoding enoyl-CoA hydratase/isomerase family protein: MTKEIYIEKNGYIATLVINRPEKRNSLSRAMFQAILNELYYLSSDPSIKLLIVRGVNEVAFSSGADISEFLDIRYAADNAKAYNDLALKAIDALYKFPHPTIAMIQGLAIGGGLELANACDFRIATPKSKLGITAANIGIVYNLESTKRLINIVGVAKAKEILYTANIFTAEEGKRIGLITALHEPGDIENATLQFAEHLLSKSSIANAGIKKIIQAIVDGENEENDVLAQIILDSFSSEDYNEGIQAFLNKRKPIFNK, encoded by the coding sequence GTGACAAAGGAAATTTATATAGAGAAAAATGGTTATATAGCAACTTTAGTGATTAATCGTCCTGAGAAACGTAACTCTTTATCAAGGGCAATGTTTCAGGCTATTTTGAATGAGCTTTATTATTTAAGCTCTGACCCTTCGATTAAACTTTTAATTGTCCGTGGTGTGAATGAAGTTGCTTTTTCTTCGGGGGCTGATATTAGTGAGTTTTTAGATATTCGTTATGCTGCTGACAACGCGAAAGCATATAATGATTTAGCATTAAAGGCAATTGATGCACTCTATAAATTTCCGCACCCAACCATAGCTATGATACAGGGCTTAGCGATTGGCGGTGGCTTAGAGTTAGCAAACGCCTGCGATTTTAGAATTGCTACACCCAAAAGTAAATTAGGTATCACTGCAGCAAACATTGGAATTGTCTATAATCTTGAAAGTACCAAACGTCTTATCAATATTGTTGGAGTTGCTAAGGCAAAGGAAATTTTATACACAGCAAACATTTTTACTGCTGAAGAAGGAAAGCGCATTGGCTTGATTACTGCCCTACATGAGCCAGGGGATATTGAAAATGCCACACTGCAATTCGCTGAGCATCTCTTAAGTAAATCATCTATTGCCAATGCAGGCATAAAAAAAATTATTCAAGCTATTGTAGATGGAGAAAATGAAGAAAATGATGTGTTAGCTCAAATCATTCTCGACTCCTTTAGCTCAGAAGATTATAACGAAGGCATACAGGCATTTTTAAACAAAAGAAAGCCCATTTTTAATAAATAA
- a CDS encoding methionine ABC transporter permease has translation MNSIQSFFTDWSDVIGKSIIETFQMVGISLFFSVIIGIPLGLLIVLTRPGQSFENKFLYQFFNLFINIIRSVPFIILLFFILPFTKLIVGTTIGVKGVIVPLVVYTAPYIARLMETALLEVDPGVVEAYTAMGIKRRHIIWNVLLREARPSIILGLTIATIGLIGATAMAGMVGAGGLGDLAYRYGHLRYEVDVMYATVFILIILVQSIQSIGNRFAAKLKKD, from the coding sequence ATGAATAGTATTCAAAGCTTCTTTACAGATTGGTCCGATGTTATTGGGAAATCAATTATCGAAACCTTCCAAATGGTCGGAATTTCTTTATTCTTTTCCGTTATCATTGGGATTCCGTTAGGGCTCTTAATTGTTTTAACACGTCCTGGTCAATCTTTCGAAAATAAATTTCTTTATCAATTTTTCAATTTATTCATTAATATAATTCGCTCCGTTCCATTTATCATTTTACTCTTCTTTATTTTACCGTTTACAAAGCTAATTGTTGGGACAACGATTGGTGTGAAAGGTGTCATTGTACCACTTGTTGTTTATACAGCACCTTACATCGCACGACTGATGGAGACAGCACTTTTAGAAGTGGACCCAGGTGTTGTAGAGGCTTATACAGCAATGGGCATTAAACGCCGTCATATCATCTGGAATGTTTTATTACGCGAGGCTCGCCCTTCTATTATTTTAGGCTTAACCATTGCCACAATTGGTCTTATTGGAGCAACGGCAATGGCAGGTATGGTTGGTGCCGGTGGTTTAGGTGATCTTGCATATCGTTATGGTCATTTACGCTATGAGGTCGATGTTATGTATGCGACTGTATTTATTTTAATCATCCTTGTTCAGAGTATTCAATCTATTGGCAATCGATTTGCAGCAAAACTTAAGAAGGATTAA
- a CDS encoding methionine ABC transporter ATP-binding protein, with amino-acid sequence MIRLENISKEFKTKKGIVRAVDGINLHVKKGEIHGVIGYSGAGKSTLIRCVNLLERPTAGKVWINNVDITSLSLNDLRKTRQKIGMIFQHFNLLKTATVYNNIAIPLKLLGYNDTEVKNRVAKYAEIVGLTEKLESFPSQLSGGQKQRVAIARALAQEPEILLSDEATSALDPETTEAILELLLKINRELGITILLITHEMNVIQKICDDVSVLEAGKVVEYGSAIDLFAKPQHPTTRKFLSTISQRNLSPSLIQQLNVSGSVIRLTFLGESTGKPLLAEVSKVYDVQPNILTANIIELKNGIVGNIVVHLNGEAQIVQKALTYFTENGVAVEELGGEQNE; translated from the coding sequence ATGATTCGATTAGAAAATATATCTAAAGAATTTAAAACAAAGAAAGGTATTGTCAGAGCAGTTGATGGGATTAACCTTCATGTTAAAAAAGGTGAAATTCATGGGGTTATTGGCTATAGTGGCGCAGGTAAAAGCACACTTATTCGCTGTGTTAACCTATTGGAACGTCCAACTGCAGGAAAAGTCTGGATCAACAATGTGGATATTACTTCCCTTTCCCTTAATGATCTTCGTAAAACCCGTCAAAAAATCGGGATGATTTTCCAGCATTTTAATCTCTTAAAAACTGCGACCGTTTATAACAATATTGCTATCCCATTAAAGCTACTTGGCTATAACGATACCGAAGTGAAAAATCGTGTGGCGAAATATGCTGAAATTGTTGGCTTAACAGAAAAATTAGAGAGCTTTCCAAGTCAGCTTTCAGGTGGTCAAAAACAACGTGTTGCTATTGCACGTGCGTTGGCACAAGAACCTGAAATCTTACTAAGTGATGAAGCGACTAGTGCACTTGATCCAGAAACAACAGAAGCCATTCTCGAGCTTTTATTGAAAATTAATCGTGAGCTAGGCATTACTATTTTACTCATTACACATGAAATGAATGTCATACAAAAAATCTGCGATGATGTATCTGTTCTTGAAGCAGGGAAAGTTGTGGAATATGGTTCAGCTATTGATCTTTTTGCGAAGCCGCAGCATCCAACAACGAGAAAGTTCTTAAGCACGATTTCACAGCGTAATCTATCCCCTTCCCTTATTCAGCAGCTCAATGTTTCAGGGAGTGTTATTCGTCTAACATTTCTCGGTGAAAGTACTGGAAAACCATTATTGGCAGAGGTCAGCAAAGTTTACGATGTTCAGCCAAATATTTTAACTGCCAATATTATTGAATTAAAAAACGGCATTGTCGGAAATATTGTCGTTCATTTAAATGGTGAAGCACAAATTGTACAAAAGGCATTAACGTATTTCACCGAAAATGGAGTAGCCGTAGAAGAATTAGGAGGCGAACAAAATGAATAG
- a CDS encoding MetQ/NlpA family ABC transporter substrate-binding protein has translation MKKRNKFLLGLAGLTLAAALVGCGSKEDSKEDQGKAIDENKIVVGVTSGPHEQIAEAAAKVAKEKGLEVELKSFSDYVLPNTSLAEGDLDANSYQHEPFLDTFNKDHDTDLVPVGKTILNPMGVYSEKYKSFDEIPDGATFGLPNDPTNGARALFVLQEAGYIKLKEGAGLTASIRDVEENKKNLKFIELEAAQIPKQLSEVDVAAINTNFALEAGINPKKDSILLESTESPYVNYIVVRAENENDPTIKKFVEAYQSDEVRKFIEDEFKGSVIASW, from the coding sequence ATGAAGAAACGAAACAAATTTTTATTAGGCTTAGCAGGTCTTACATTAGCAGCAGCGTTAGTAGGTTGCGGTTCAAAAGAAGATAGTAAAGAAGACCAAGGTAAGGCTATTGATGAAAATAAGATCGTAGTAGGTGTTACTTCTGGTCCACATGAACAAATTGCAGAGGCTGCGGCAAAAGTGGCAAAAGAAAAAGGTTTAGAAGTAGAGCTTAAATCCTTCTCTGACTATGTTTTACCTAATACTTCATTAGCTGAAGGTGATCTTGATGCAAACAGCTATCAGCACGAGCCTTTCTTAGATACTTTTAATAAAGATCACGATACAGACTTAGTACCAGTTGGAAAAACTATTCTGAATCCAATGGGTGTTTACTCTGAAAAATATAAATCTTTTGATGAAATACCAGATGGAGCAACATTTGGTTTACCAAACGATCCGACAAACGGTGCCCGTGCACTATTTGTTCTGCAAGAGGCTGGCTATATTAAATTAAAAGAAGGTGCTGGGCTAACAGCGTCTATCCGTGATGTTGAGGAAAACAAGAAAAATTTAAAATTCATAGAGTTAGAGGCTGCACAAATTCCAAAACAACTTAGTGAGGTTGATGTAGCAGCTATTAACACAAACTTTGCGCTGGAGGCTGGCATTAATCCTAAAAAAGATTCTATCCTTTTAGAATCTACTGAATCCCCTTATGTAAACTATATTGTAGTACGTGCTGAAAATGAGAATGATCCAACGATTAAAAAATTTGTTGAAGCTTATCAATCTGATGAAGTACGTAAATTTATTGAAGATGAATTTAAGGGTTCTGTAATTGCAAGCTGGTAG
- a CDS encoding PPC domain-containing DNA-binding protein, translating into MSIRVNYGVGAFGKVISARILMGTDIIEGIEAICQENDIESATIVSCIGSLQNSSFVYLIPDEISKINVRFSEVIKKQGPLEFIQGAGVVCKRDGDYETHLHGSMSDQWGQVAGGHLIKGGNIVITADIVLAEVQDIQHIRKFDDETGHIQFYPLEKDLQSPRKIEK; encoded by the coding sequence ATGTCTATAAGAGTAAATTATGGAGTTGGAGCATTTGGAAAAGTCATTAGTGCTCGTATTTTAATGGGGACTGATATTATCGAGGGAATAGAGGCTATCTGTCAAGAGAACGATATTGAGTCAGCGACCATTGTTAGTTGTATTGGTAGTTTGCAAAATAGTAGTTTTGTTTATTTAATACCAGATGAGATCTCTAAAATCAATGTCCGTTTCAGTGAAGTGATAAAAAAACAGGGACCACTTGAATTTATTCAAGGTGCTGGTGTTGTGTGTAAACGTGATGGAGACTATGAGACGCATCTTCATGGATCAATGAGTGATCAATGGGGTCAAGTAGCGGGAGGACATTTGATAAAGGGCGGAAATATTGTGATTACGGCCGATATCGTTTTGGCAGAGGTACAGGACATTCAGCATATACGCAAATTTGATGATGAAACAGGACATATTCAATTTTATCCCTTAGAAAAAGACTTACAGAGTCCAAGAAAGATTGAGAAATGA
- a CDS encoding pyridoxal phosphate-dependent aminotransferase: MEFSKKLQQLPTQFFAALVQKVNAALAEGRDVINLGQGNPDQPTPPHIIKALQEAAENPLNHKYPPFRGIAELRQAAADFYKREYNVDINPETEVAILGGTKIGLVELPLAILNPGDTMLLPDPGYPDYLSGVVLGDVNFEVLPLFAENSFLPDYAALPDNIKEKAKLLYLNYPNNPTGGTATIEFFEETVRFAKEHNISVSHDFAYGAIGFDGKKPVSFLQADGAKDVGIEMYTLSKTYNMAGWRIGFAVGNADIIAAINLIQDHLFCSQFPAVQQAAAIALSSSQECANELTATYERRRNVLIEEAQRIGWHVTAPKGSFFAWLPVPVGYTSEQFADLLLDKADIAVAAGNGFGQYGEGYVRVGLLVSEERLREAINRIEQLNLFI, encoded by the coding sequence ATGGAATTCTCAAAAAAACTACAGCAACTCCCAACACAGTTTTTTGCAGCACTTGTGCAAAAAGTAAATGCTGCCTTGGCTGAGGGGCGCGATGTAATCAATCTTGGACAGGGAAATCCTGATCAACCTACTCCTCCACATATTATTAAGGCTCTACAGGAGGCAGCCGAAAATCCTCTTAATCATAAATATCCACCATTTCGTGGCATTGCTGAATTACGCCAAGCTGCGGCAGATTTCTACAAACGTGAATACAATGTAGACATTAATCCTGAAACAGAGGTGGCTATTCTTGGTGGTACAAAAATCGGTCTTGTTGAACTACCTTTAGCTATATTAAATCCTGGAGATACAATGCTATTACCCGACCCTGGCTATCCCGATTACTTATCAGGCGTCGTATTAGGGGATGTAAATTTTGAGGTACTGCCACTTTTTGCAGAAAATAGCTTCCTCCCTGATTACGCAGCTTTACCTGATAATATAAAAGAAAAGGCGAAACTTCTGTATTTGAATTACCCTAATAACCCGACTGGTGGTACAGCAACAATTGAATTTTTCGAGGAAACCGTTCGCTTTGCAAAAGAGCATAATATCAGCGTTTCACATGATTTTGCCTATGGGGCAATTGGATTTGATGGAAAAAAACCTGTTAGCTTCCTACAGGCAGATGGTGCTAAAGATGTTGGAATAGAAATGTATACTCTATCCAAAACATACAATATGGCAGGCTGGCGCATTGGCTTTGCAGTTGGGAATGCTGATATTATTGCTGCTATCAATTTAATACAAGACCATCTATTTTGTAGTCAATTCCCTGCTGTTCAACAAGCAGCTGCGATTGCACTCTCATCATCACAGGAATGTGCAAATGAGCTCACAGCTACTTATGAACGTCGACGCAATGTCTTAATTGAGGAGGCTCAGCGTATTGGCTGGCACGTAACTGCTCCTAAGGGCTCCTTTTTTGCATGGCTCCCTGTTCCAGTAGGCTATACAAGTGAACAATTTGCAGACCTCTTACTCGACAAAGCAGATATTGCTGTAGCAGCAGGAAATGGCTTTGGGCAATATGGCGAGGGCTATGTCCGTGTTGGCTTACTTGTAAGCGAAGAACGTTTACGTGAAGCTATAAATCGAATCGAACAATTAAATTTATTTATATAA
- a CDS encoding carbon-nitrogen family hydrolase has product MKIGCIQLNVGFGKVDENFARAEEKIRETANRGAEIIVLPEMWNTGYALERLPELADEDGVRTKAFLASLAKELSLHIVGGSVATKKGDKFYNTMYTFNKNGELVGEYSKAHLFRLMDEHLYLEAGDEMNRFTLGDIEAAGVICYDIRFPEWLRAHALEGAKVLFVPAQWPTPRIDHWKTLLQARAIENQCFVIAVNRISKKVENFNGQSMIIQPWGEVLWVGADDEEVAVIDVDFSIVDEVRGRIPVYDDRRPGLYSGVTVNN; this is encoded by the coding sequence ATGAAAATTGGCTGTATTCAATTGAATGTAGGCTTTGGCAAAGTAGATGAAAATTTTGCCCGAGCTGAGGAGAAGATTCGAGAAACGGCAAATCGAGGTGCGGAAATTATTGTACTACCAGAAATGTGGAATACAGGCTATGCACTTGAGCGTTTACCAGAGCTAGCGGATGAAGATGGGGTGCGTACGAAAGCCTTTTTAGCAAGTTTGGCAAAGGAACTGAGTTTACATATTGTGGGCGGCTCTGTTGCAACAAAAAAGGGCGATAAATTTTACAATACAATGTATACGTTTAATAAAAATGGTGAGCTAGTAGGTGAATATAGCAAGGCGCATCTCTTCCGTTTAATGGACGAGCATTTATATTTAGAGGCAGGCGATGAGATGAATCGCTTTACGCTCGGAGATATAGAGGCAGCAGGAGTAATTTGCTATGATATCCGCTTCCCTGAATGGCTTCGTGCCCACGCTTTAGAGGGAGCAAAGGTTTTATTTGTACCAGCACAATGGCCAACACCTCGTATCGACCATTGGAAAACTTTGCTTCAAGCGCGTGCCATCGAAAATCAATGCTTTGTTATTGCGGTAAACCGTATTTCCAAAAAGGTAGAAAACTTCAATGGCCAGTCTATGATTATTCAGCCATGGGGAGAGGTTCTTTGGGTTGGTGCTGATGATGAAGAAGTGGCTGTTATTGATGTAGACTTTTCTATTGTTGATGAAGTCCGAGGTAGAATTCCAGTTTATGATGACCGCAGACCTGGGCTATATAGTGGCGTAACTGTGAACAACTAA
- a CDS encoding PucR family transcriptional regulator, with protein sequence MNQFKLKVKDVLENKHFKSAEVVAGEDGLLRIVKWAHVIEIVQIDNFLAGDELVLTTGISLQHSIDDFIFFVESLIHKSCAALCIEYGDYLQTIPAIIVSLANRHSFPIIVFHETVPFVRITQDLHSQILNQQYLMISTLESYSQTLNKNALLGQTTEDILQNMYNELKTQIVFSIKSREPIFFPNAVPHKRQQLLGMKEKASEFKHEPIFIFDQHYADLTLFRADGQFSEFELLILDRTATALAQLLMREFYIEEKKNMEDATILVDWIDQKLSKEEIYKFIVTHHSNFKISSGAVFILASPHTVPKVQEDIVYSKLYYRNLFEQHGFIPFLFERKSYIIFILLHTKDSKSGRELLNSLCSSLQKAEFYKKQISQGYQVAIGKVVSDVVEIPKSYQTALDTLYICSKVPTTSFFYDDLHLYHLIYKLQMQVNLQEVIQDYLQPVIEYDRKYNSKLLETLQVYLQTNGSKQQTAKQLFIVRQTLYHRLKKLESLLGENFMKGHNRITLEFMLLANSLIEDKN encoded by the coding sequence ATGAATCAATTTAAATTAAAGGTGAAGGATGTATTAGAGAATAAACATTTTAAAAGTGCAGAAGTAGTAGCTGGAGAAGATGGATTATTACGGATTGTCAAATGGGCGCATGTCATAGAAATTGTCCAAATAGATAATTTCTTGGCTGGTGATGAATTGGTCTTGACAACTGGCATAAGCCTGCAGCATAGCATAGACGATTTTATCTTTTTTGTAGAGTCTTTAATTCACAAAAGTTGCGCTGCATTATGTATTGAGTATGGTGATTATCTACAAACCATTCCAGCAATCATTGTATCCCTTGCCAACCGTCATAGCTTCCCTATAATCGTTTTTCATGAAACTGTTCCCTTCGTTCGCATTACCCAGGATTTACATAGTCAAATATTAAATCAACAATATTTAATGATTTCCACGTTAGAATCCTACTCTCAAACATTAAATAAAAACGCCCTATTAGGACAAACAACTGAGGATATTTTACAAAATATGTATAATGAATTGAAAACACAAATTGTATTTTCTATTAAAAGCCGAGAGCCTATCTTTTTCCCAAATGCGGTGCCTCATAAGCGTCAGCAATTACTAGGGATGAAGGAAAAAGCCTCCGAATTTAAACATGAGCCTATCTTTATTTTTGATCAGCACTATGCTGATTTGACTCTTTTTAGGGCAGATGGTCAATTTTCAGAATTCGAACTACTCATTTTAGATCGTACAGCTACAGCGTTAGCACAGCTTCTAATGCGAGAGTTTTATATAGAGGAAAAAAAGAATATGGAGGATGCCACAATTCTAGTAGATTGGATAGATCAGAAATTATCGAAAGAGGAAATTTACAAATTTATTGTCACGCATCATTCTAACTTCAAAATATCAAGTGGGGCTGTCTTTATTTTAGCATCTCCACATACAGTTCCTAAAGTGCAAGAAGATATTGTCTATAGTAAGCTATATTACCGAAACCTCTTTGAACAACATGGATTTATTCCCTTTTTATTCGAGAGAAAGAGCTATATTATCTTTATTCTTCTTCATACCAAAGATAGTAAATCGGGTCGTGAATTATTGAATTCGTTATGCTCTTCACTTCAGAAGGCAGAGTTTTACAAAAAACAAATATCTCAGGGATATCAAGTAGCCATTGGAAAAGTAGTTTCAGATGTTGTAGAAATTCCCAAAAGCTATCAAACTGCGCTTGATACATTATATATTTGCAGTAAAGTGCCAACAACTTCTTTTTTTTATGATGATTTACATTTATATCATCTTATCTACAAGCTTCAGATGCAGGTGAATTTGCAGGAAGTGATTCAAGATTATTTACAGCCCGTTATTGAATACGATCGGAAATATAATAGTAAGCTACTAGAAACGTTGCAGGTCTATTTACAAACAAATGGCTCCAAGCAGCAGACAGCCAAACAATTGTTTATTGTACGGCAGACACTCTACCACCGCTTAAAAAAACTGGAAAGTCTATTAGGTGAAAATTTTATGAAGGGGCATAATCGTATTACACTTGAATTTATGCTACTTGCAAATTCTTTGATTGAGGATAAAAATTAA
- a CDS encoding amino acid permease → MEQQTHLQRGLKKRHMTMIAIAGVIGAGLFMGSGSVINLAGPGAILSYIFAGIIVILVMRMLGEMAAVNPTSGSFAHYAHESIGPWAGFMIGWLYWFFWVIAIALEATAAAAIIQYWYDGIPLWLLSLLLTVALTLTNVLSVKAFGEFEYWFSLIKVASIVVFLGLGAFIIFGIAPNFNAIGTANLIEQGGFLPNGFGAVLMGVVIVIFSFMGTEIVAIAAGESDEPLAAVTKATNSITWRILIFYVGSITVVVTLLPWHSSDILTSPYVAVLDHIGIPAAAQIMNFVVLTAVLSCLNSALYATSRMVFSLAEKGEAPKAFLKLNKKGAPVNAILAATFFSYIAVIMNYVSPDKVFMFLLSSCSAITLILYLIIAFSQLRMRRKIEQENPELLKVKMWLFPYLTYFTILATTALLVSMFFIDSMRSQIFFTCIIVAIVMIFYMVTQKKKLSNPEHEVIFQKEELDFEQQ, encoded by the coding sequence ATGGAGCAACAAACGCATTTACAGAGAGGGTTAAAGAAAAGGCACATGACAATGATTGCGATTGCAGGAGTTATAGGGGCAGGTCTGTTTATGGGAAGTGGCTCGGTTATTAACTTAGCCGGCCCTGGTGCCATACTATCTTATATTTTTGCTGGTATCATCGTCATTCTTGTCATGCGAATGCTTGGGGAAATGGCAGCGGTCAATCCAACAAGTGGATCTTTTGCGCATTATGCACATGAATCAATTGGTCCTTGGGCTGGTTTTATGATTGGTTGGTTATATTGGTTTTTCTGGGTCATAGCCATAGCTTTAGAAGCAACGGCTGCGGCCGCGATTATTCAATATTGGTATGATGGAATTCCTTTATGGTTGCTTAGTCTTTTACTGACAGTAGCGCTAACTTTAACAAATGTACTTTCGGTAAAAGCTTTTGGTGAATTTGAATATTGGTTCTCTCTTATTAAGGTTGCAAGTATTGTAGTGTTCTTAGGACTTGGTGCATTTATAATATTTGGCATTGCACCAAATTTTAATGCGATTGGAACAGCTAATTTAATTGAGCAGGGCGGCTTTTTACCAAATGGTTTTGGAGCAGTTCTAATGGGTGTAGTTATTGTTATCTTTTCCTTTATGGGAACAGAAATTGTAGCGATTGCGGCAGGGGAATCCGATGAACCTTTAGCGGCAGTAACGAAGGCTACAAATTCTATCACATGGCGAATTTTAATCTTCTATGTTGGATCCATTACAGTGGTTGTTACATTATTGCCATGGCATTCCTCGGATATTCTAACAAGCCCATATGTTGCGGTACTGGATCATATCGGAATTCCTGCTGCTGCACAAATTATGAACTTTGTAGTCTTAACGGCTGTGTTATCATGCTTAAATTCTGCACTTTATGCGACATCAAGAATGGTATTTTCTTTAGCAGAGAAGGGGGAGGCCCCGAAAGCCTTTTTGAAATTAAATAAAAAGGGTGCACCTGTGAATGCCATCCTAGCTGCGACATTTTTCTCCTATATTGCTGTTATTATGAACTATGTTTCGCCAGATAAAGTCTTTATGTTTTTACTTAGCTCATGTAGTGCAATCACCTTAATTCTTTATTTGATTATTGCCTTTTCACAATTAAGAATGCGAAGAAAAATTGAACAGGAAAATCCGGAACTCTTAAAAGTGAAAATGTGGTTATTTCCATATTTAACGTATTTTACTATATTGGCTACAACTGCATTGCTTGTTTCTATGTTCTTTATTGACTCAATGCGTTCTCAAATATTTTTTACATGTATTATAGTGGCAATCGTCATGATATTCTACATGGTCACTCAAAAGAAAAAGCTCTCTAATCCTGAACATGAAGTGATTTTCCAAAAGGAAGAGTTAGATTTTGAACAACAATAA